DNA sequence from the Armigeres subalbatus isolate Guangzhou_Male chromosome 1, GZ_Asu_2, whole genome shotgun sequence genome:
AATGTTTGCTTTCACTAAACTGTACCCTATCAAAACTTTCCCAGGTTATCCTGTTGTGACGATCCGTTGAAAGCCATCGAAAACTTCCAGCTGGAGAATGGTATCCTTTTGCCATCGCTGAGACCGATGCTTCCGTTGTTGGATCTGCACGGTGTTAGGCGACTCGAGTTCCATACGTCagtgctggaggaacttcgaaataAGTTGATTGCCCACATCAACGAAGTGGGTGCCAAGGAAGGTCGAGAACGGGACCGTAAATTGAAGGAGCTGCTGGTTAAGAGCTTCCCGGTAGTACGGGTCAAGGCTTTGCGACCTGTTGTGATGTGCATTTTACGAAACACCAGCCACATCGATGATAAATATTTGCGGATTTTGGTGCGTGATCGCGAACTGTACCAGGACACGGATACCGAGGTTAAAAGGCAAATCTGGCGAGATAATCAGTCGTTATTTGGAGATGAAGTATCACCTCTGCTATCGCAGTATATTCGCGAGAAGGAGCACATCTTGTTCGATCACATGAATTTAAACAATCTATTCTTTACGCCGACGCCGAAAGTTCGTCGACAAGGAGAAGTTGTCCAAAAGCTAGCCCACATGATCGGAAATAGCGTCAAACTATACGATATGGTTCTGCAATTCCTGCGTACGCTTTTTCTCAGAACTAGAAACGTACACTACTGTACATTGCGGGCCGAACTGCTGATGGCACTGCACGATTTAGAAGTGCAGGACATTATTTCGGTGGATCCATGTCACAAATTTACCTGGTGCTTGGATGCCTGCATCCGAGAGAAAAATGTGGATATTAAAAGATCGCGAGAACTGCAAGGCTTTCTGGATAATATCAAGCGCGGTCAAGAACAAGTTCTGGGTGATCTCTCGATGACGCTGTGTGATCCTTATGCTATCAATTTCTTAGCGACTTC
Encoded proteins:
- the LOC134215243 gene encoding negative elongation factor B; this encodes MSVPPKFPGTGLEEVNVPGQAYLRDALSCCDDPLKAIENFQLENGILLPSLRPMLPLLDLHGVRRLEFHTSVLEELRNKLIAHINEVGAKEGRERDRKLKELLVKSFPVVRVKALRPVVMCILRNTSHIDDKYLRILVRDRELYQDTDTEVKRQIWRDNQSLFGDEVSPLLSQYIREKEHILFDHMNLNNLFFTPTPKVRRQGEVVQKLAHMIGNSVKLYDMVLQFLRTLFLRTRNVHYCTLRAELLMALHDLEVQDIISVDPCHKFTWCLDACIREKNVDIKRSRELQGFLDNIKRGQEQVLGDLSMTLCDPYAINFLATSAIKILQHLINNEGLPRDNTILILLLRMLALGLSAWIMIDSQDFKEPKLDSQVVTKFLPALMSLMVDDQVRNLHSKLPPDERESAITTIEHSGPAPDAVEAYIQESSVASILAMYYTLHTARQKDRVGILRVMAILASCKDDRAYEDPFLHSLIALMIPMSEEFANEDFCTGLFDEFLFAGLTRDNVTRHMLKLLWYIHQKLPQGRLQTLMKALQPNAQHHENVHKLYENLQKRVMAVHHEPLPEPMETDFDSPLKSVPTPGSHYV